A genome region from Deinococcus arcticus includes the following:
- the fmt gene encoding methionyl-tRNA formyltransferase — MSLRPRVAFFGSPAFALPVLEAIRAQFEVVLVVAQPDKPVGRGLKLTPPPVAAHAAGLELPLAQPRKLRNNAAFETQLRDSGADVAVTCAYGKLLPGSLLAVPRFGFLNTHTSLLPAYRGAAPIQWALIRGETVTGTTIMQTDEGMDTGPVLLQEALPIAPHWTSAELADALSTQAARLIVQALAELGRLSPVPQDHAQATHAPMLVKEDGFVRWADSAGAVVNRFRGVAAWPQTTAFLGGARLKLGGLRVQEGGQGQPGEVLRVDEGGLTVACGEGAVTVATVQPEARKAQPAALWAQAAGVRPGTRFDLWQPAGP; from the coding sequence TTGAGCCTCCGGCCCCGCGTGGCCTTTTTCGGCTCGCCCGCCTTTGCGCTGCCGGTGCTGGAGGCCATCCGCGCCCAGTTCGAGGTGGTGCTGGTGGTGGCCCAGCCCGACAAGCCCGTGGGCCGGGGCCTGAAGCTCACCCCGCCCCCGGTGGCCGCCCACGCCGCCGGGCTGGAGCTGCCACTGGCCCAGCCCCGGAAACTGCGGAACAACGCGGCCTTTGAAACGCAGCTGCGGGACTCGGGGGCAGATGTGGCGGTCACCTGCGCTTACGGCAAGCTGCTGCCGGGCTCCCTGCTGGCCGTGCCCCGCTTCGGGTTTCTGAACACCCACACCAGCCTGCTGCCCGCCTACCGGGGCGCGGCACCCATTCAGTGGGCCCTGATTCGCGGCGAGACCGTCACCGGCACGACCATCATGCAGACCGACGAGGGCATGGACACCGGCCCCGTCCTGCTGCAGGAGGCGCTGCCCATCGCCCCGCACTGGACGAGCGCAGAACTGGCGGACGCCCTGAGCACCCAGGCCGCGCGCCTGATCGTGCAGGCCCTGGCCGAACTGGGGCGCCTCTCCCCTGTCCCGCAGGACCACGCACAGGCCACCCACGCGCCCATGCTGGTCAAGGAAGACGGCTTTGTGCGCTGGGCCGACAGCGCCGGAGCCGTGGTGAACCGGTTCCGGGGCGTGGCGGCGTGGCCGCAGACCACCGCCTTTCTGGGCGGCGCGCGCCTGAAGCTGGGGGGGCTGCGGGTCCAGGAAGGCGGCCAGGGCCAGCCCGGCGAGGTGCTGCGCGTGGATGAAGGCGGCCTGACCGTGGCCTGCGGCGAGGGTGCCGTGACCGTGGCCACCGTGCAGCCCGAGGCCCGCAAGGCCCAGCCTGCCGCGCTGTGGGCCCAGGCGGCCGGGGTGCGGCCCGGCACCCGCTTTGACCTGTGGCAACCGGCTGGGCCCTGA
- the def gene encoding peptide deformylase → MTDASSPRVYPLRLYGDPVLRRKAKPLQHTDRLTVPGFSPQTVRQVADTMLETMFEARGVGLAAPQIGLPVRLFVAVEYEDDEEEGGDEPLKSRVLREYVMLNPVLRVTDKKKDRSYQEGCLSIPGIYEEGVARARAVQVSYTDLDGVARVLEADDYLARVFQHETDHLDGVLFLDRLPAEVTEDYRKELLALQQKSKAFLNRLAQGPLSAGEGR, encoded by the coding sequence GTGACTGACGCTTCTTCCCCCCGCGTGTACCCGCTGCGCCTGTACGGCGACCCGGTGCTGCGCCGCAAGGCCAAGCCGCTGCAGCACACCGACCGGCTGACGGTGCCCGGCTTTTCCCCCCAGACGGTGCGGCAGGTGGCCGACACCATGCTGGAAACCATGTTTGAAGCCCGGGGCGTGGGGCTGGCCGCGCCCCAGATTGGCCTGCCGGTGCGCCTGTTTGTGGCCGTGGAGTACGAGGACGACGAGGAAGAGGGCGGCGACGAGCCCCTGAAGTCCCGGGTGCTGCGCGAGTACGTGATGCTCAACCCGGTGCTGCGCGTCACCGACAAGAAAAAGGACCGCTCGTACCAGGAAGGCTGCCTGAGCATTCCGGGCATCTACGAGGAAGGCGTGGCCCGCGCCCGCGCCGTGCAGGTGAGCTACACCGATCTGGACGGCGTGGCCCGCGTGCTGGAGGCCGACGATTATCTGGCGCGGGTGTTTCAGCACGAAACCGATCACCTGGACGGCGTGCTGTTTCTGGACCGCCTGCCCGCCGAGGTGACCGAGGACTACCGCAAGGAGCTCCTGGCGCTGCAACAGAAATCCAAGGCGTTTCTGAACCGGCTGGCGCAGGGCCCGCTGAGCGCCGGGGAAGGGCGTTGA